A single genomic interval of Stieleria maiorica harbors:
- a CDS encoding thioredoxin-like domain-containing protein, whose translation MRIRPLSVQRGNLSAVACLTISLCVLGCLCVPGCSQGDPDAASNPPAGGAVTESGDSDRSVSDPSANGVDATSAQRTAPPTTAEREELAGPRIAAADSADPAMAATGPGSNAGAPNTTPPSFELAESNTIPAGIPEMIGTGGANAVAAERELRGDLTADELMTFLEESDRDMEMLARQRNQLQDADQANEMMQQLVKGKLQAAVRLLEHPNATDAQRTAGLRGQLQALSHLSAMGDIQSAKALEALAKQNLSSPESTIASDSRIVLIGFAIDGLRAGRESAAQEIVSLIQGMTASATPDIPAVLMMAEARQVLADYGLVDQSAKVREKILELYGNSPDKMIAQVAADAAGTAKYDSATRLIGEILENENVALERWTEAVTTLTGEAPDMNTVEFLGTSALQFEAAGRDAFVQETFRILSERFADADSATAGEIATAKAAMEARRDVIGTSLDALAHLPTLDGNSISSSHTKGKVVLMPFWAVMIPPSLQIIPMLQEIQSRHPDKIAIVGMNLDGEQAPLGEFLAKNDLGFPSYRSVSSATSDQGNPIASKFGLVSLPFVAIFNQQGKVEALDFTGLQLESVVESLIDSEN comes from the coding sequence ATGCGAATTCGTCCGCTTTCCGTTCAACGGGGCAACCTGTCCGCTGTTGCCTGTTTGACCATTTCCCTCTGTGTTCTGGGCTGTTTGTGCGTCCCGGGCTGCTCGCAGGGCGATCCTGACGCGGCGTCAAACCCTCCGGCCGGGGGTGCCGTGACGGAGAGTGGCGATTCGGATCGCAGCGTCTCCGACCCGTCAGCAAATGGCGTCGACGCGACTTCCGCGCAGAGAACAGCGCCGCCGACCACGGCAGAGCGAGAGGAATTGGCCGGCCCGCGGATCGCGGCCGCCGACTCAGCCGACCCTGCGATGGCGGCAACCGGTCCAGGTTCTAATGCCGGCGCCCCCAACACCACTCCGCCGAGTTTCGAATTGGCCGAGTCGAACACCATTCCGGCGGGCATCCCCGAGATGATCGGGACCGGCGGCGCAAACGCTGTCGCAGCCGAGCGTGAGCTGCGCGGCGATCTGACGGCGGACGAATTGATGACGTTTCTGGAGGAGTCCGATCGCGACATGGAAATGTTGGCCCGCCAGCGCAACCAACTGCAAGACGCCGACCAAGCCAATGAAATGATGCAGCAGTTGGTCAAGGGAAAACTGCAAGCTGCCGTCCGGCTTCTGGAGCATCCCAACGCCACCGATGCACAACGCACCGCGGGATTGCGTGGTCAGTTGCAGGCGCTGTCACATCTGTCGGCGATGGGCGACATCCAGTCGGCCAAGGCGCTCGAAGCCTTGGCCAAGCAGAACCTATCGTCGCCAGAATCGACGATCGCCAGTGACAGCCGAATCGTGTTGATCGGATTCGCCATCGACGGTCTGCGTGCCGGCCGGGAATCAGCCGCCCAAGAAATCGTCTCGCTGATCCAAGGCATGACGGCAAGTGCGACACCGGATATCCCGGCCGTGTTGATGATGGCGGAAGCCAGGCAAGTGCTGGCCGATTACGGATTGGTGGACCAATCGGCCAAGGTGCGTGAAAAAATCCTGGAACTGTACGGCAACTCCCCCGACAAGATGATCGCACAAGTGGCCGCCGACGCCGCCGGGACGGCCAAGTATGATTCCGCCACACGGTTGATCGGAGAGATATTGGAAAACGAGAACGTGGCCCTGGAGCGTTGGACCGAAGCCGTGACGACCTTGACCGGCGAAGCTCCCGATATGAACACCGTCGAATTCTTGGGCACGTCGGCACTGCAATTTGAAGCCGCCGGTCGTGACGCGTTTGTCCAGGAAACGTTCCGCATCTTGAGCGAACGGTTCGCCGACGCCGACTCGGCGACCGCCGGCGAAATCGCAACAGCCAAAGCGGCGATGGAAGCCCGCCGCGACGTCATCGGGACCTCATTGGACGCGTTGGCACACCTGCCCACCCTGGACGGTAACAGCATCTCGTCCAGCCACACCAAGGGCAAAGTTGTGCTGATGCCGTTTTGGGCGGTGATGATCCCGCCCTCGCTGCAAATCATCCCGATGCTCCAGGAGATCCAATCCCGGCACCCCGATAAAATCGCGATCGTCGGGATGAACTTGGACGGCGAGCAGGCCCCGTTGGGAGAGTTTCTGGCGAAGAATGACCTGGGATTCCCCAGCTATCGCAGCGTTTCCTCGGCGACGTCGGACCAGGGCAACCCGATCGCGTCCAAGTTCGGTTTGGTGTCGTTGCCATTCGTCGCGATCTTCAACCAACAGGGCAAGGTCGAAGCGTTGGACTTTACCGGGCTGCAACTCGAATCGGTTGTTGAATCGTTGATCGATTCGGAAAACTAG
- a CDS encoding sugar phosphate isomerase/epimerase family protein — protein sequence MKFTRRDVLAASAGLFSMATCSSAFASTEAKRKFTVDLRWGSIGVKANQNEAIELAAKHGFESVAASPQELEKLSDAQSEALVGTLKEKGLVWGSSGLPVDFRKDDATFKRDLGALPAQAAALRRAGVDRMGTWIRPCHDDLTYVANFKQHADRLRQCAKILKDHGLRLGLEYVGTATLRNSKRFPFIHTMRETAELHSAIGVDNMGFVLDSWHWYTAGETADDIRSLNANQIVGCDLNDAPKDVPVDQQIDNRRELPAATGVIDVKSFLQALIDVGYDGPVRAEPFNQALNQMDNDDACEATSKAIRKAIALVEG from the coding sequence ATGAAATTCACTCGACGCGACGTCCTGGCGGCTTCGGCCGGACTTTTCTCGATGGCGACCTGTTCGTCTGCGTTCGCTTCGACCGAGGCGAAACGCAAATTCACCGTTGACCTCCGCTGGGGCAGTATCGGTGTCAAGGCGAACCAGAACGAAGCGATCGAATTGGCGGCCAAGCACGGATTCGAATCGGTCGCAGCGTCACCACAGGAACTGGAAAAACTGTCCGATGCCCAAAGCGAGGCGTTGGTCGGGACCCTGAAAGAAAAAGGCTTGGTCTGGGGCTCCTCGGGCCTGCCCGTCGATTTCCGCAAGGACGACGCAACCTTCAAACGCGACTTGGGGGCATTGCCCGCCCAAGCGGCCGCGTTGCGTCGCGCCGGTGTGGACCGAATGGGGACTTGGATCCGCCCCTGTCACGACGACCTGACTTACGTCGCCAACTTCAAGCAACACGCCGACCGGCTCCGCCAATGTGCCAAAATCTTGAAGGACCATGGCCTGCGTTTGGGGCTGGAATACGTCGGCACGGCGACCCTGCGCAATTCGAAACGATTCCCGTTCATTCACACGATGCGCGAGACGGCCGAACTGCATTCGGCGATCGGCGTGGACAACATGGGCTTCGTGCTCGACTCCTGGCACTGGTACACCGCCGGCGAAACCGCCGACGACATCCGCTCATTGAATGCAAACCAAATCGTCGGCTGTGATTTGAACGACGCCCCCAAGGACGTGCCGGTCGACCAGCAGATCGACAACCGACGCGAACTTCCCGCGGCAACGGGCGTGATCGACGTGAAATCCTTCCTGCAGGCACTGATCGATGTCGGCTATGACGGTCCGGTCCGCGCCGAACCGTTCAACCAAGCACTCAACCAGATGGACAACGACGACGCCTGCGAGGCGACGTCCAAAGCGATCCGAAAAGCGATCGCGCTGGTCGAGGGATAG
- a CDS encoding Gfo/Idh/MocA family oxidoreductase → MSRLRVAVIGAGHLGRIHSKLLGSVDGAQLVAISDPIEAARENAAKLFDVPTFADYRDCIDQIDAAVIAAPTDAHAEIATTLLKAGKHLLVEKPLATTAADADKLAMLAASRRLTLQVGHVERFNPAFTALGDIGVDVKYVEAVRASRFPGRCLDVGVVMDLMIHDIDLVCSMTDAAVADVSASGLAVVSDHEDLAEARLEFACGLVANLKASRVSPAPARQMQVYGCGGFAEIDFSGPALHAVRPSESLVDRAFDLDQATDNPLGYADELFADHLQLETKQLESRNAILDELHDFVISIQSGISPTVSGLAGARAVTIAERILDSIAQRAWYAEAAPSEIGPLASVRRRIEAPRRLRKAA, encoded by the coding sequence ATGAGTCGTTTGCGCGTCGCCGTCATCGGTGCCGGCCATCTGGGCCGAATTCATTCCAAACTTCTCGGCAGCGTTGATGGCGCTCAATTGGTCGCGATCAGCGATCCGATCGAAGCCGCCCGAGAAAACGCGGCCAAACTGTTCGACGTCCCCACCTTTGCCGATTACCGCGACTGCATCGACCAGATCGATGCCGCCGTGATCGCCGCGCCGACCGACGCTCATGCCGAGATCGCGACGACGCTGTTGAAAGCGGGCAAGCACTTGCTAGTCGAAAAACCGCTGGCGACGACCGCGGCCGATGCCGACAAACTGGCGATGCTGGCCGCCTCGCGACGATTGACGCTGCAAGTCGGACATGTGGAACGGTTCAACCCGGCCTTCACCGCGCTGGGCGATATCGGTGTCGATGTGAAGTACGTCGAAGCCGTCCGCGCCTCACGCTTTCCCGGTCGTTGCCTGGACGTCGGCGTGGTGATGGACCTGATGATCCACGACATCGACCTGGTTTGTTCGATGACCGATGCCGCCGTCGCCGACGTCTCGGCCAGCGGACTGGCGGTCGTCAGCGACCACGAAGATTTGGCCGAAGCCCGGCTGGAATTCGCCTGCGGTCTGGTCGCGAATCTCAAAGCGTCGCGGGTCAGCCCCGCTCCGGCGCGACAGATGCAAGTGTATGGATGCGGCGGTTTTGCCGAAATCGATTTTTCCGGCCCCGCCCTGCACGCCGTTCGTCCCAGCGAATCGTTGGTCGACCGCGCGTTCGACCTGGACCAAGCCACCGACAATCCGCTCGGATATGCCGACGAATTGTTCGCCGACCATCTGCAACTGGAAACTAAACAACTCGAGTCGCGGAACGCCATCCTGGATGAACTTCACGACTTCGTGATCAGCATCCAATCCGGGATTTCGCCGACGGTCAGCGGATTGGCCGGTGCCCGAGCGGTCACGATCGCCGAGCGGATTCTTGATTCGATCGCCCAGAGGGCTTGGTACGCCGAGGCGGCCCCGTCGGAAATCGGGCCGTTGGCCAGCGTCCGCCGACGCATCGAAGCACCCCGTCGTCTACGCAAGGCCGCATAA
- the lpxA gene encoding acyl-ACP--UDP-N-acetylglucosamine O-acyltransferase, with protein sequence MSVVIAQTAVVDPRAQLGNGVRIGHFSVIGPDAKIGDGTLIEEHVVITGHSTIGDDNHIFQGTVIGGHPQDTSYKDTPTKVVIGDNNVFREHCTVNRATEKEDGVTEIGHDNYFMAGTHVAHDCKVGDRIVIANNGMLGGHVRVGNDVTIAGGVGVSHFASVGQLSFVSAMSRVLHDVPPYTIVDGQPTKPRAVNTIGLKRHGYTAEDIAVLTQAFKLLYRARVGVDKAREIVYSQGPIRPVIKHLFDCVDRSCSGRHGRGQDQRRKKAA encoded by the coding sequence ATGAGTGTTGTCATCGCTCAAACAGCCGTTGTTGATCCGCGGGCTCAACTTGGAAACGGCGTTCGAATCGGCCATTTTTCTGTGATCGGGCCGGATGCAAAAATCGGTGACGGCACGCTCATCGAAGAGCACGTCGTCATCACCGGCCACTCGACGATCGGTGATGACAACCACATTTTTCAAGGCACGGTGATCGGCGGCCACCCGCAGGACACAAGCTACAAGGACACGCCGACGAAAGTGGTCATCGGCGACAACAACGTTTTCCGCGAACACTGCACCGTCAATCGGGCGACCGAAAAGGAAGACGGCGTGACCGAGATCGGGCACGACAACTACTTCATGGCCGGCACACACGTCGCGCACGATTGTAAGGTCGGCGACCGCATCGTGATCGCCAACAACGGCATGCTGGGCGGACACGTCCGGGTCGGAAACGACGTCACGATCGCCGGTGGCGTCGGCGTGTCGCACTTCGCCAGCGTCGGACAGTTGAGCTTTGTCAGCGCGATGAGCCGGGTGCTGCACGACGTGCCGCCCTACACGATCGTCGACGGCCAGCCGACCAAACCACGCGCCGTCAACACGATCGGTCTGAAACGTCACGGGTACACCGCCGAAGACATCGCGGTGCTGACGCAAGCGTTCAAGTTGTTGTACCGAGCCCGCGTCGGTGTCGACAAGGCTCGCGAAATCGTCTACTCCCAAGGCCCGATTCGTCCCGTCATCAAACACCTTTTTGATTGTGTCGATCGTTCGTGCAGCGGACGTCACGGACGCGGTCAAGACCAACGGAGAAAGAAAGCAGCATGA
- a CDS encoding UDP-3-O-acyl-N-acetylglucosamine deacetylase — protein MKLSRNQHSIASSCRLSGRGYWTAKEVDVVMHPAPVNTGITLVRSDLPGQPSCPAHVSQRTDAQLRTNVACGSAEFEMIEHLMAALYAMEIDNCVVEISGKELPGLDGSSKPYIDALAGAGLVIQAGERRRLVIDQVITLHEGSSWISASPVPTGVSHFGYQLVFDQEGEISNQCYGFPCTPTRFSRDVAPARTFVTESQAKSLHARGVAKHVSYQDLLVFGDDGPIENEVRFKNECARHKALDLVGDLALVGVELVGKFISYRGGHRLNGRMAKALHELATLSRSRDQVSSFCDRRRAA, from the coding sequence GTGAAGCTATCACGCAACCAGCATTCCATCGCTTCTTCTTGTCGGCTGAGTGGCCGAGGCTATTGGACGGCAAAAGAAGTCGACGTCGTCATGCATCCAGCCCCCGTGAACACGGGCATCACGCTTGTGCGTTCGGATTTGCCTGGCCAGCCGTCCTGTCCGGCTCACGTCAGTCAACGCACCGACGCCCAGCTGCGGACCAACGTCGCCTGTGGCAGCGCCGAGTTCGAGATGATTGAACATCTGATGGCGGCGCTCTACGCGATGGAAATCGACAACTGCGTCGTGGAAATCAGCGGCAAGGAACTGCCGGGGCTCGACGGCAGCAGCAAGCCCTACATCGACGCGTTGGCCGGGGCGGGGTTGGTGATCCAAGCGGGCGAACGACGCCGATTGGTGATCGACCAAGTGATCACGCTGCACGAAGGATCGTCTTGGATTTCCGCGTCGCCGGTCCCGACGGGCGTCAGTCACTTCGGCTACCAGTTGGTGTTCGATCAAGAAGGCGAGATCAGCAATCAATGTTACGGATTCCCCTGCACACCGACACGGTTCAGCCGGGACGTCGCTCCGGCGCGGACGTTCGTGACCGAAAGCCAAGCCAAATCGCTGCATGCCCGCGGTGTCGCAAAGCATGTTTCTTACCAGGACCTGTTGGTCTTTGGCGATGACGGCCCGATCGAAAATGAAGTCCGTTTCAAAAACGAATGCGCTCGTCACAAGGCGTTGGATCTTGTCGGGGATCTGGCGTTGGTCGGTGTCGAACTGGTCGGAAAATTCATCTCCTATCGCGGCGGTCATCGGTTGAACGGTCGGATGGCCAAAGCGCTCCACGAGTTGGCCACGTTGTCGCGATCGCGGGATCAGGTGAGTTCGTTTTGCGATCGTCGCCGCGCGGCCTGA
- a CDS encoding OmpH family outer membrane protein — MRTVRHHVCGIAIGLATVLAPCLISGTASAQESAPHRVAVVDVAYIFKNHPGIKVQVAKVEGDLKAYDAELKQKREQLQNTAAKLKTLSPGSPEYAQLEEQLASMDSKLRLDMARKRKELADAEAKIYYDNYQQIAAGVKFLANHYKINLVLRYNSEEMNQEQGESVIRGVMKNIVYHDAALDMTPGVMQYLDKVIKTDPAIAGRNSTQRQ; from the coding sequence GTGCGAACCGTTCGCCATCACGTCTGTGGAATTGCCATCGGATTGGCAACTGTGTTAGCTCCGTGCCTGATCAGCGGGACGGCTTCTGCACAGGAATCGGCTCCTCACCGCGTCGCGGTCGTGGACGTCGCTTACATCTTTAAGAATCATCCCGGGATCAAGGTCCAGGTGGCGAAAGTCGAAGGCGATTTGAAGGCCTACGACGCCGAACTGAAGCAAAAGCGAGAGCAGCTTCAGAACACCGCCGCCAAGCTGAAAACGCTGTCGCCGGGATCGCCCGAATACGCTCAACTGGAAGAGCAACTGGCCAGCATGGATTCCAAGCTCCGCTTGGACATGGCTCGCAAACGCAAGGAATTGGCCGACGCGGAAGCCAAAATCTACTACGACAACTACCAGCAAATCGCCGCGGGCGTGAAGTTCTTGGCCAACCACTACAAGATCAACCTGGTGCTTCGCTACAACAGCGAAGAAATGAATCAGGAGCAAGGCGAATCGGTCATCCGTGGCGTGATGAAGAACATCGTTTATCACGATGCCGCGTTGGACATGACCCCGGGTGTGATGCAATACCTGGACAAGGTCATCAAGACGGATCCGGCGATCGCGGGACGTAACAGCACTCAGCGTCAGTAG
- a CDS encoding M28 family peptidase: MTTRTNSPLPKSSCIVRTAVAVAMHLALLQLVLLSIDAASCPAQGSVDDESASLMATLRQDVEYLASEELRGRSVTDETIDVARNYLRERMESIGLQLDSVAGSPFQSVAITVGSEVRNEEGNVCRIQLPGQSVIEADLNGGFGPLGIGSDKQSVSARVVFAGYGIRSESHHYDDYASVDARGAIVLILRKEPGAGDPDSPFDGVKNTRHAYFATKVAEAIKQGAAGVLIVNDPRSVRDAVQEEQNRIDQEVRRKERLAEVLKNLPQQAVKNRAATAEKIAATERMIVAMQSQLSAARRGVLGIADAGTKTKQTEKIPVASIARDLADQMLRAGGGVGLEEVEAEIDRTFRPDSRTLEGVTAELSVDLKPAVAASDNVIGRLPGKGLLANETIVVGAHYDHVGMGGFGSLAPGTIAVHNGADDNASGTAAMLACGSELMRRLESTASHRTVLFIGFTGEERGLLGSQHYVENPVRPIETTAAMINLDMVGRLRDNELTVYGTGSASGLEPVVDAANDRFGFDLFKVASGYGPSDHQSFYRVGVPVLFFFTGLHNDYHRPSDDFDKIDFGNLTRVTDMVSEVAFQLAVLPQRPAYAETDPRVQIRRQMTAFLGVRITERGGVVSVTDVTEGGPASKAGLQIDDQIQRIGRQVIRTTSDVLSWVRAHEPGDTFEIEVRREANTVMLRGKLEKRS; the protein is encoded by the coding sequence ATGACCACCCGAACAAACTCGCCGCTTCCCAAGTCGTCCTGCATCGTGAGGACGGCTGTTGCGGTCGCGATGCATCTGGCACTTTTGCAACTTGTGTTGTTATCGATCGATGCAGCTAGTTGCCCGGCACAAGGGTCTGTTGACGACGAGTCAGCGTCACTGATGGCGACGCTGCGTCAGGACGTTGAATACCTGGCGTCGGAGGAGCTGCGCGGGCGGAGTGTGACCGACGAGACGATTGATGTCGCGCGAAACTATTTGCGCGAGCGAATGGAATCGATCGGGCTGCAACTGGACTCGGTCGCCGGCAGCCCCTTTCAAAGCGTCGCGATCACGGTTGGCAGTGAGGTTCGCAATGAAGAAGGCAACGTCTGTCGCATTCAGCTCCCCGGCCAAAGCGTCATCGAAGCGGACTTGAACGGTGGGTTCGGGCCGCTGGGCATCGGCAGCGACAAACAATCCGTGTCGGCGCGGGTGGTTTTTGCCGGCTACGGGATCCGTTCCGAATCGCACCACTACGACGACTACGCCTCGGTCGATGCCCGCGGTGCGATCGTGTTGATCCTGCGAAAAGAGCCCGGGGCCGGCGACCCGGACAGCCCCTTCGACGGTGTCAAAAATACGCGGCACGCCTACTTTGCCACCAAGGTCGCGGAGGCGATCAAGCAGGGGGCGGCCGGCGTGTTGATCGTCAATGATCCGCGGAGCGTTCGCGACGCAGTCCAGGAGGAACAGAATCGCATCGACCAGGAAGTGCGCCGCAAGGAACGCTTGGCCGAGGTGCTGAAAAATCTTCCCCAGCAAGCGGTCAAGAACCGCGCGGCGACGGCGGAGAAGATCGCGGCGACCGAGCGGATGATTGTGGCGATGCAATCCCAGCTTTCCGCTGCCCGACGCGGCGTTCTGGGGATCGCCGATGCAGGAACGAAAACCAAGCAGACCGAGAAGATCCCGGTTGCTTCGATCGCCCGCGATCTGGCCGATCAAATGCTGCGCGCCGGCGGCGGGGTGGGGCTGGAAGAGGTCGAGGCGGAAATCGACCGGACGTTTCGGCCGGACAGCCGGACGCTCGAGGGCGTGACCGCCGAATTATCGGTCGATTTGAAACCGGCGGTCGCGGCCAGCGACAACGTGATCGGGCGATTGCCCGGCAAGGGTTTGCTAGCGAACGAAACGATCGTGGTGGGCGCCCATTACGACCACGTCGGCATGGGCGGCTTCGGCTCCTTGGCCCCGGGAACGATCGCGGTGCACAACGGAGCCGATGACAACGCCAGCGGGACGGCGGCGATGTTGGCTTGCGGATCGGAATTGATGCGTCGGTTGGAATCGACGGCTTCGCACCGCACCGTGTTGTTCATCGGGTTCACCGGCGAAGAGCGTGGGTTGTTGGGCAGCCAGCATTATGTCGAAAACCCGGTGCGGCCGATCGAAACCACGGCGGCGATGATCAATTTGGACATGGTCGGCCGGCTTCGCGACAACGAATTGACGGTTTACGGGACGGGATCGGCCAGCGGATTAGAACCCGTCGTGGACGCGGCCAACGACCGCTTCGGCTTTGACCTTTTTAAGGTCGCCAGTGGTTATGGTCCCAGCGATCACCAGTCGTTTTACCGGGTCGGTGTGCCGGTGTTGTTTTTCTTCACGGGGCTGCACAACGATTATCATCGACCTTCTGACGATTTCGACAAAATCGATTTTGGGAACCTAACCCGTGTAACCGATATGGTTTCTGAAGTGGCATTTCAACTGGCGGTGCTCCCCCAACGGCCCGCGTATGCCGAGACCGATCCGAGGGTCCAGATCCGTCGTCAGATGACGGCATTTTTGGGCGTGCGGATTACGGAACGAGGCGGCGTGGTCAGCGTCACCGACGTGACCGAGGGGGGCCCGGCATCGAAAGCGGGATTGCAAATCGACGACCAGATTCAACGGATCGGCCGGCAGGTGATTCGCACCACAAGCGACGTCTTGTCGTGGGTGCGGGCGCACGAGCCCGGCGACACCTTCGAGATCGAGGTGCGTCGCGAGGCGAACACCGTGATGCTGCGTGGAAAGCTTGAGAAACGCTCCTAG